The following nucleotide sequence is from Halobaculum sp. MBLA0147.
CGACGTGGTCGCGACCGGCGCCTTCGCCCTCCAACTCGTACTCGCTGTCGCACAACTGGCGGGGACGTGGGCGGTGTTCTCAAAAGCGGGTCACGGCGGATGGAAAGCTCTCGTCCCAGTGTACAACTTCTACGTGATGCTCCAAATCGGTGACAACGCGTGGTGGTGGCTCCTCGTGTTGTTCGTCCCCATCGTACAACTGTACGCACTGTACAAGATCCAGGCCGGTGTCGCTCGCGCGTTCGGCAGAGGGATCGGGTTCGCGTTGGGACTCGTGTTCCTCGGCTTCGTCTTCTACCCGCTGCTAGGGTTCGGCGACGCACAGTACCGCGACCCCAGTGGTGTTGCGTGACCACGTCTCTCGGTCTCCGTCGGCGTCGTCGGCCACACCAGTGGCGGTGGCTACGGGCGATACACCCGTCGAGAGCCGTGTGCCCGCTCGAGTTCCGGTAATCGGCTACGGCCGACCCGTGTGTGACCAGTTCACTAACAGTCCCGTTTGAGCCACACGAGACTTATGACGAACGCCCCGCTGGTGACGGCTGGATGTCACGTACAACGACAGGCTCGGGAGGAGCCGCCTACGTCCTCGCGATCGTAGTCGGACTCCTCGTGAGTGCGGTCCTCGCTCCGGTCGCCTTCCAGGCGACCCAACCCGCCGACCCCGACCGCGTCATGGTGCTCTCCTACGACGGGAGGATCACCGGGACGCAGGTCGACGAGGCGGTCGACTCCCTCCGCGAGGCACGGACGAACGGGTCGATCAGAGGCGTCGTGATCGAGATGAACAGCCCCGGCGGCGGTGTGACCGCCTCCGAACGACTGTACAAGGCGGTGAAACACACTAGCAACGAACTGCCGGTCGCCGTCGCCGTGAAGGCACAGGCGGCCTCGGGCGGCTACTACGGCTCCATCGCCGCGGACCGGATCTTCACGCAGCCGTCCGCTGTGGTCGGAAGCGTCGGCGTGCGCACGCCGAAGGCCGTCGACTTCCCGAGTTCGATCGTTCGGAGCAGCCCGGACAAAGCTGAGAACCGCGACGAGACCACGCGGCGGACCGTCGAGGAACTCCAGGGGACGTTCGTCGCGAGCGTCCTGAAGGAGCGCGGGCCGAACTCCGACCACGGCGGGACCACGATCCAGGTCGACCGGTCGGAAGTCGAGATGGCACACACTTACCTCGGATCGCGGGCCGTGGAGAACGGCTTCGCCGACGAGCTCGGCGACACCCGCGACGCGACCGCCTGGGTCGCGGACCAG
It contains:
- a CDS encoding S49 family peptidase, which produces MSRTTTGSGGAAYVLAIVVGLLVSAVLAPVAFQATQPADPDRVMVLSYDGRITGTQVDEAVDSLREARTNGSIRGVVIEMNSPGGGVTASERLYKAVKHTSNELPVAVAVKAQAASGGYYGSIAADRIFTQPSAVVGSVGVRTPKAVDFPSSIVRSSPDKAENRDETTRRTVEELQGTFVASVLKERGPNSDHGGTTIQVDRSEVEMAHTYLGSRAVENGFADELGDTRDATAWVADQAGLDSYEIVRKDTSVFGGLFLLQTSEGTQVVVKDDGVLRTPQTQYYALSVEQLPTIVASEYDGVGSATIDDSESESDESAPSARDGAPALGGVDA
- a CDS encoding DUF5684 domain-containing protein, producing the protein MSNGVQTLALQATDVVATGAFALQLVLAVAQLAGTWAVFSKAGHGGWKALVPVYNFYVMLQIGDNAWWWLLVLFVPIVQLYALYKIQAGVARAFGRGIGFALGLVFLGFVFYPLLGFGDAQYRDPSGVA